One Candidatus Binatia bacterium DNA window includes the following coding sequences:
- the gltA gene encoding citrate synthase — protein MGAEKLLVTDSRTGKTYEIPIVDGAIRATDLRQIRTGPDDPGLLSYDPAFVNTASCRSSITFIDGERGVLLYRGYPIEQLAERSTFLEVAYLVLHGELPTASELESFVRSITLHTMIHENIKQFIDGFHYDAHPMGILVSTVAALSTFYPDAKKIFDPASRELQTHRLIAKMPTLAAFAYRHSIGMPYAYPDNDLSYTGNFLNMLFKKTELKYTPNPVLERALDVLFILHADHEQNCSTTAMRTVGSSHADPFCAVAAATAALYGPLHGGANEAVVRMLEEIGDVKNIPAYIRRVKAGEVRLMGFGHRVYKNYDPRAKIIKKLAYEVFEVTGRSPLIDIAVELERIALEDEYFVSRRLYPNVDFYSGIIYQAMGFPTDMYPVLFAIARTVGWIAQWQEMLADPEQRIARPRQIYCGHGRRDYVPLEERRPR, from the coding sequence ATGGGCGCAGAGAAGCTTCTGGTCACCGACTCCCGGACGGGCAAGACGTACGAGATTCCGATCGTCGACGGGGCGATCCGCGCGACCGACCTCCGGCAGATCCGTACGGGACCGGACGATCCCGGACTTCTCTCCTACGACCCGGCCTTCGTCAACACGGCGAGCTGCCGGAGCTCGATCACGTTCATCGACGGCGAGCGCGGCGTTCTCCTCTACCGGGGCTATCCGATCGAGCAGCTCGCCGAGCGCAGCACGTTTCTCGAAGTGGCCTACCTCGTCCTCCACGGCGAGCTTCCGACCGCGTCCGAGCTCGAGTCCTTCGTGCGGAGCATCACGCTCCACACGATGATCCACGAGAACATCAAGCAGTTCATCGACGGCTTCCACTACGACGCGCACCCGATGGGGATCCTGGTGAGCACCGTGGCGGCTCTCTCGACCTTCTACCCCGACGCGAAAAAGATCTTCGACCCCGCCTCGCGCGAGCTCCAGACCCACCGGCTCATCGCCAAGATGCCCACGCTCGCCGCCTTCGCCTACCGGCACTCGATCGGGATGCCCTACGCGTACCCGGACAACGACCTGAGTTACACGGGGAATTTCCTCAACATGCTCTTCAAGAAGACCGAGCTCAAGTACACCCCCAACCCCGTCCTCGAGCGTGCCCTCGACGTCCTCTTCATCCTCCACGCCGACCACGAACAGAACTGCAGCACGACGGCGATGCGGACCGTCGGAAGCTCGCACGCCGACCCCTTCTGCGCCGTGGCGGCGGCCACGGCCGCCCTCTACGGGCCGCTCCACGGCGGAGCCAACGAGGCCGTGGTCCGCATGCTCGAGGAGATCGGCGACGTGAAAAACATCCCCGCCTACATCCGGCGCGTGAAGGCGGGCGAAGTGCGGCTCATGGGCTTCGGGCACCGCGTCTACAAGAACTACGACCCGCGTGCCAAGATCATCAAAAAGCTCGCCTACGAGGTCTTCGAGGTCACGGGTAGGAGTCCGCTCATCGACATCGCCGTGGAACTCGAGCGGATCGCACTCGAGGACGAGTACTTCGTGAGCCGCCGTCTCTACCCGAACGTGGACTTCTACTCCGGGATCATCTACCAGGCGATGGGATTTCCCACGGACATGTACCCCGTCCTTTTCGCGATTGCCCGCACGGTCGGCTGGATCGCCCAGTGGCAGGAGATGCTTGCCGATCCCGAACAGAGGATCGCGCGTCCCCGCCAGATCTACTGCGGGCACGGCCGCCGAGACTACGTCCCGCTCGAGGAACGGCGTCCCCGCTGA